Proteins encoded within one genomic window of Kibdelosporangium phytohabitans:
- a CDS encoding non-ribosomal peptide synthetase: protein MGEEVSIADILPLSPLQEGLLFLSSYSSDGDDPYTVQLSVDLSGDLDPARLRDAVRALLDRHPNLRSCFWFEDLDHPVALVPESVDPPWTELDLTGLPDPRAEADRVAAGQLATRFNLDEPPLFRFHLLRLGSSDHRLVITSHHIMLDGWSNALLVRELLELYRGAGLPPAARYRDYLAWLDGQDKAQSIEAWRQVLSDVRSCTPFSGAHAPGPADRRSVVIDDHVVAVARERGLTFNTLLAGAWLTVLGEFAGTSDVVTGQVVAGRPPEVPRVGEIIGLFINTIPVRARLRHDESFVDFLTRLQGEQTAMLDHQYIDLPTVTRTVGAGELFDTLLVIETYPIDEQALERSESGTGLRVERMSGQDGTHYPVMLMVSPGGGRIRLDLKFRTIDAATAEQVLSRLKAVLTAVVNEPDTPVGRVTRARATTAPDPENVEFPEVTGLIERALRSERHARALLADNVWLTRGELDDRASRVAAGLAERGIGPESVVGLATGYCSDLVVALLAVLKAGACYLPLDLRYPVERLRHMITDAKPDLLLTTGDLPTDLHGLAPETLVSVLAGSNRTNHSRALPGHSAYVVYTSGSTGLPKGVIGTRLGLANRLEWLQRREPLAPRDLVLAKSSISFIDGTTELLGALIGGAPVVLASDEDRRDPLALAELIAEHKPTRVTGVPSLLQAMGDSAPEQLGSVRTWISSGEALTAAHVESIPSGRVINLYGSSEASGDSTYCRDARLSLALGVPVANTEARVLDGWLREVPPGGLGELYIGGLGLARGYLGDRRLTAARFVADPFAPGERMYRTGDLVRRRTDGSIDYLGRTDHQVKIRGFRVEPAEIESVLARTGGVRAAAVRIHRHADGPARIVAYLVGDADIDAVRATAAGHLAEHQLPSVFVKLDALPTTPGGKIDRNQLPEPDLSLLSGGDRPRSADERTLAGIFADVLGLEQVGVHDGFAELGGDSIVSIQVVSKARAAGFALDPKDIFEYKTVAALAAVGKRAKQSRVSTGSLDAWRQRYGADVLPATPLQQGMVFLSGYDETGPDIYTMQLVLDVDGAVDADRLKAAAQQVVDRHPALRAGFEQRDGQVVQVIAADVPVDWAFREVSTVEEADREAEAARGKRFDVTKPPLVRFLLLRLTGTRHRLVITNHHTILDGWSVPLLGRELFAAYAGIEPTAPDGYVGYLEWLAGKDNNAAEDAWRTAMDNINGPTLLAPAGTPSSGGAELLPLDLTDDLAARVTALARRCGVTLNTVLQFAWAVVLGKATGRDDVVFGATVSGRSADLPGVESVLGLMINTVPVRVPLPRDGTVQDALAELQLRQARLIEHQHTGLAEIHRLAGHRELFDTLLVFESFPVDEDALEAAERSGGLDVEVAGGLSLTHYPLTVTVFPSAGLRIVLEYRPDLFTFAQADGLRTRLLEVIETIVDSPRALIAALPAASRAEQEQVLVNWNDTGQPAGPLLPRLFADQVRRNPDRPALVHGTEVKTFAEVAADSERLATALVARGAGPEKVVAVSLDRSVAALTAMIAVLRAGAVYLPIDPDYPAERIREMLTDAAPVAVVSDRDFGTVRPDAPGADVTLPEVHPDNPAYLVYTSGSTGKPKGVLVSHRSIANLFHSHRRALYEPARQRTGRDALRVAHAWPFGFDAAWQPQLWMFDGHAVHIVPEDRRADPAALAKIITADGIDFIEVPPVMLGPLGDLGAFDGLSLIGFGGDAVAEAQWRELAVAGVNLYGPTECTVDTLAAFVTDSERPLIGKPVGNARVYVLDANLALLPPGVTGELYIAGAGVARGYLGRPGLTADRFVADPFTPGERMYRTGDLVRWTPSGSLEYLGRTDGQVKIRGYRVELGEVEAVLTDYVSQAVVAAVDGRLAAYVVGDVTGLRARVAARLPGFMVPSAFVALDELPLTSHGKVDRTRLPRPEFSSGVAYRQPDTAARQRLCEVFEEALGVPKVGLDDDFFVLGGDSLASMRVISLAARAGITLAPRDIFQRRTVGALLEQEKS, encoded by the coding sequence ATGGGCGAAGAAGTGAGCATCGCGGACATCCTGCCCCTGTCACCGTTGCAGGAAGGGCTGCTGTTCCTCAGCAGCTACTCCAGCGACGGCGACGACCCGTACACCGTGCAGCTCTCGGTCGACCTGAGCGGGGACCTGGATCCCGCACGGCTGCGGGACGCGGTGCGGGCACTGCTCGACCGGCACCCGAACCTCCGCTCCTGCTTCTGGTTCGAGGACCTCGACCACCCCGTCGCGCTCGTGCCGGAATCGGTCGATCCACCGTGGACGGAGCTGGACCTGACCGGCCTGCCCGACCCGCGTGCCGAGGCAGACCGGGTCGCCGCGGGCCAACTGGCCACCCGGTTCAACCTGGACGAGCCGCCGCTGTTCCGGTTCCACCTGCTGCGCCTGGGTTCCAGCGACCACCGGCTGGTGATCACCAGCCACCACATCATGCTGGACGGCTGGTCCAACGCGTTGCTGGTGCGTGAACTGCTCGAGCTGTACCGCGGTGCCGGGCTGCCACCGGCCGCGCGGTACCGCGACTACCTGGCGTGGCTCGACGGCCAGGACAAGGCACAGAGCATCGAGGCCTGGCGGCAGGTGTTGTCGGACGTGAGGTCCTGCACGCCGTTCTCCGGTGCGCACGCGCCCGGCCCGGCCGACCGGCGGTCCGTGGTGATCGACGACCACGTGGTGGCGGTCGCCCGTGAGCGTGGTCTGACGTTCAACACCCTGCTCGCGGGCGCGTGGCTGACAGTTCTCGGCGAGTTCGCCGGGACGTCCGACGTGGTGACCGGGCAGGTGGTCGCCGGGCGGCCACCCGAGGTGCCCCGCGTCGGCGAGATCATCGGCCTGTTCATCAACACGATCCCGGTCCGCGCGCGGCTGCGGCACGACGAGTCGTTCGTGGACTTCCTGACCAGGCTGCAGGGCGAGCAGACGGCGATGCTGGACCACCAGTACATCGACCTGCCCACGGTCACCAGGACCGTGGGCGCGGGCGAACTGTTCGACACCCTGCTGGTGATCGAGACGTACCCGATCGACGAGCAAGCGCTCGAACGGTCCGAAAGCGGCACGGGGCTGCGCGTCGAGCGGATGTCCGGCCAGGACGGGACCCACTACCCGGTGATGCTGATGGTCAGCCCGGGTGGCGGCCGGATCAGGCTGGACCTGAAGTTCCGCACCATCGACGCCGCCACCGCCGAACAGGTGCTCTCCCGCCTGAAAGCCGTGCTGACCGCCGTGGTCAACGAGCCGGACACCCCGGTCGGCCGGGTCACCCGCGCACGGGCAACGACCGCACCCGACCCGGAGAACGTCGAGTTCCCCGAAGTCACGGGCCTGATCGAGCGTGCACTGCGCTCGGAGAGGCACGCACGCGCGTTGCTGGCCGACAACGTCTGGCTCACCCGTGGTGAACTCGACGACCGCGCCTCGCGGGTGGCGGCCGGGCTGGCGGAACGCGGGATCGGCCCCGAGTCGGTCGTCGGCCTGGCCACCGGCTACTGCTCCGACTTGGTCGTCGCACTGTTGGCGGTGCTCAAGGCAGGTGCGTGCTACCTGCCCCTCGACCTGCGCTACCCGGTCGAACGGTTGCGCCACATGATCACCGACGCGAAACCGGACCTGCTGCTGACCACCGGCGACCTGCCCACCGACCTGCACGGTCTCGCCCCAGAAACCCTCGTGAGTGTTTTGGCCGGTTCTAACCGGACCAACCACTCACGAGCTTTGCCTGGGCATTCGGCGTACGTTGTGTACACGTCCGGGTCGACCGGCCTGCCCAAGGGCGTGATCGGCACTCGGCTCGGCCTGGCCAACCGGCTCGAGTGGCTGCAACGGCGTGAGCCCCTCGCGCCGCGGGACCTGGTGCTGGCCAAGAGTTCCATCAGCTTCATCGACGGCACGACCGAACTGCTCGGTGCCCTGATCGGTGGGGCTCCGGTGGTCCTCGCGTCCGATGAGGACCGGCGCGACCCGTTGGCGCTGGCCGAGCTGATCGCCGAGCACAAGCCGACCCGGGTCACGGGCGTGCCGAGCCTGTTGCAGGCCATGGGGGACAGCGCGCCCGAGCAGCTCGGCTCGGTGCGTACGTGGATCTCCAGCGGTGAGGCACTGACCGCGGCGCACGTCGAGTCGATCCCGTCCGGTCGTGTCATCAACCTCTACGGCTCGTCGGAAGCCAGCGGCGACAGCACGTACTGCCGGGACGCCCGGCTGTCGCTCGCACTGGGTGTGCCGGTCGCCAACACCGAGGCGCGGGTGCTCGACGGCTGGCTGCGGGAAGTCCCGCCGGGCGGCCTGGGGGAGTTGTACATCGGCGGGCTGGGGCTGGCCCGTGGCTACCTGGGCGACAGGCGGCTCACCGCGGCGCGGTTCGTGGCGGACCCGTTCGCGCCGGGCGAGCGGATGTACCGCACCGGCGACCTGGTGCGGCGACGCACGGACGGCTCGATCGACTACCTCGGCCGCACCGACCACCAGGTGAAGATCCGCGGTTTCCGCGTGGAACCGGCGGAGATCGAATCCGTGCTGGCCAGGACCGGTGGTGTGCGGGCGGCCGCGGTCCGGATCCACCGGCACGCGGACGGGCCGGCCCGGATCGTCGCCTACCTCGTCGGCGACGCGGACATCGACGCCGTCCGCGCCACCGCCGCCGGGCACCTGGCCGAACACCAGCTGCCGTCGGTGTTCGTGAAGCTGGACGCCCTGCCGACGACACCGGGCGGCAAGATCGACCGCAACCAGCTGCCCGAACCGGACCTCAGCCTGCTCAGCGGCGGCGACCGGCCACGCAGCGCCGATGAACGCACGCTCGCCGGGATCTTCGCCGACGTGCTGGGCCTCGAACAGGTCGGCGTGCACGACGGGTTCGCCGAACTCGGCGGCGACAGCATCGTGTCCATCCAAGTGGTCAGCAAGGCGCGAGCAGCCGGGTTCGCGCTGGATCCCAAGGACATCTTCGAGTACAAGACCGTCGCCGCCCTGGCCGCGGTCGGCAAACGCGCCAAGCAAAGCCGTGTCAGCACCGGATCACTCGACGCGTGGCGGCAGCGGTACGGCGCCGACGTGCTCCCGGCGACCCCGTTGCAACAAGGCATGGTGTTCCTGTCCGGCTACGACGAAACCGGCCCGGACATCTACACCATGCAGCTCGTGCTCGACGTGGACGGTGCCGTCGACGCGGACCGGCTGAAGGCCGCCGCCCAGCAGGTGGTGGACCGGCATCCCGCGCTGCGGGCCGGGTTCGAGCAACGCGACGGCCAAGTCGTCCAGGTGATCGCGGCCGACGTCCCGGTGGACTGGGCGTTCCGTGAAGTATCCACAGTGGAGGAAGCCGACCGGGAGGCCGAAGCCGCGCGGGGCAAGCGTTTCGACGTGACCAAGCCGCCGCTGGTCCGGTTCCTGCTGCTGCGCCTGACCGGCACGCGGCATCGCCTGGTGATCACCAACCACCACACGATCCTCGACGGCTGGTCCGTCCCGCTGCTGGGACGAGAGCTGTTCGCGGCCTACGCGGGCATCGAACCGACTGCGCCGGACGGCTACGTCGGCTACCTCGAATGGCTGGCAGGCAAGGACAACAACGCCGCCGAGGACGCATGGCGCACGGCGATGGACAACATCAACGGCCCGACCCTGCTGGCCCCGGCCGGTACACCGTCGTCCGGTGGCGCCGAGCTGCTGCCGCTGGACCTCACCGACGACCTCGCCGCCCGCGTGACCGCGCTGGCACGCCGGTGTGGCGTCACGCTGAACACCGTCCTGCAGTTCGCGTGGGCTGTCGTGCTCGGCAAGGCGACCGGCCGTGACGACGTGGTCTTCGGCGCGACGGTGTCCGGCCGCAGTGCCGACCTGCCCGGCGTGGAGTCCGTGCTCGGCCTGATGATCAACACGGTCCCGGTCAGGGTGCCGCTGCCGCGGGACGGCACCGTCCAGGACGCGCTGGCCGAGCTGCAGCTGCGGCAGGCGCGGCTGATCGAACACCAGCACACCGGCCTCGCCGAGATCCACCGGCTGGCCGGGCACCGCGAACTGTTCGACACCCTGCTGGTGTTCGAGAGCTTCCCGGTCGACGAGGACGCGCTCGAAGCCGCCGAACGCTCGGGCGGGCTGGACGTCGAGGTGGCCGGTGGCCTGTCGCTGACCCACTACCCGCTGACCGTCACGGTCTTCCCGAGCGCGGGCCTGCGGATCGTGCTGGAGTACCGGCCGGACCTGTTCACCTTCGCCCAGGCCGACGGGTTGCGCACCCGGCTGCTCGAGGTGATCGAGACCATCGTGGACAGCCCGCGGGCCCTGATCGCCGCTCTGCCCGCCGCGTCCCGCGCCGAACAGGAACAGGTGCTGGTCAACTGGAACGACACCGGGCAGCCCGCCGGACCGTTGCTGCCGCGGTTGTTCGCCGACCAGGTCCGCCGCAACCCGGACCGGCCCGCTTTGGTCCACGGCACGGAGGTGAAGACGTTCGCCGAGGTCGCGGCCGACTCCGAACGGCTCGCCACCGCACTGGTCGCACGCGGAGCGGGGCCGGAGAAGGTCGTCGCGGTGAGCCTCGACCGGTCCGTGGCCGCGCTGACAGCGATGATCGCGGTCCTGCGGGCGGGTGCGGTGTACCTGCCGATCGATCCGGACTACCCGGCGGAACGAATCCGCGAGATGCTCACCGACGCGGCACCGGTCGCTGTTGTCAGCGACCGCGACTTCGGGACCGTGCGCCCGGACGCGCCCGGTGCTGATGTCACGCTGCCCGAGGTGCACCCGGACAACCCGGCGTACCTGGTCTACACGTCCGGGTCGACCGGGAAACCCAAGGGAGTCCTGGTTTCCCACCGGTCGATCGCCAACCTGTTCCACAGCCACCGCCGCGCGCTCTACGAGCCGGCGAGGCAGCGGACCGGCCGGGACGCGCTGCGGGTCGCGCACGCCTGGCCGTTCGGGTTCGACGCCGCGTGGCAGCCGCAGCTGTGGATGTTCGACGGGCACGCCGTGCACATCGTGCCGGAGGACCGCCGTGCCGACCCGGCCGCACTGGCGAAGATCATCACAGCCGACGGCATCGACTTCATCGAGGTGCCGCCGGTGATGCTGGGGCCGCTGGGCGACCTCGGCGCGTTCGACGGCCTGTCGCTGATCGGGTTCGGCGGGGACGCCGTGGCCGAGGCGCAGTGGCGTGAGCTGGCCGTTGCGGGCGTGAACCTCTACGGCCCCACGGAATGCACGGTCGACACGCTGGCCGCGTTCGTCACCGACAGCGAGCGGCCGCTGATCGGCAAGCCGGTCGGCAACGCCAGGGTCTACGTGCTCGACGCGAACCTCGCACTGCTTCCCCCTGGGGTGACAGGGGAGTTGTACATCGCCGGTGCCGGTGTCGCCCGTGGCTACCTCGGCCGGCCGGGGCTGACCGCGGACAGGTTCGTCGCCGATCCGTTCACGCCCGGCGAGCGGATGTACCGGACCGGGGACCTCGTCCGGTGGACGCCGTCCGGGTCGCTGGAGTACCTCGGCCGGACCGACGGGCAGGTCAAGATCCGGGGCTACCGCGTCGAACTCGGCGAGGTCGAAGCCGTCCTGACCGACTACGTGTCCCAGGCTGTCGTGGCGGCGGTGGACGGCAGGCTCGCCGCCTACGTGGTCGGTGACGTCACGGGCCTGCGGGCCCGGGTCGCCGCCAGACTGCCCGGGTTCATGGTGCCGTCGGCTTTCGTCGCGCTCGACGAGCTGCCGCTGACCAGCCACGGCAAGGTCGACCGGACCCGGCTGCCGCGCCCGGAGTTCAGCTCCGGCGTGGCCTACCGGCAGCCGGACACCGCCGCGCGGCAACGGTTGTGCGAGGTGTTCGAGGAAGCGCTCGGGGTGCCCAAGGTGGGACTGGACGACGACTTCTTCGTGCTCGGCGGCGACAGCCTCGCGTCGATGCGCGTGATCAGCCTCGCGGCGCGGGCGGGGATCACCTTGGCGCCACGCGACATCTTCCAACGCCGCACCGTCGGCGCCCTGCTGGAACAGGAGAAATCATGA
- a CDS encoding multicopper oxidase family protein, giving the protein MTTPDENKRTWSRRRLLAGTAAAGVVIPTVLPSGPLPALAKLVAGDAAPEVAVPEAAGARIIDVSVQSAPIPGRVKRVGFQQQPRHPHPIEPFRDPLPILRTLRPSPGEVGEITVRMRTAKAKLHSQLPPTTIWGYEGGVHGPVIEARRGRRLRVRWANELTGKMPLLAVAPMIRAADPPLWDRPGRDGAPLLEDVSNLPPWVVVHLHGAETGQGNDGWPEAGISPGDVQVAEYANNQRATMLWYHDHAMPISRWTTIAGLSGLYVIRDRNDDALPSGRYEIPLVLCDRNFDLDGQGRLTGNQLYKTVLYTTDPEIQATSFSGPFTSVNGVIWPYADVEPTWYRLRLANVANVRPYNLRLVFENGDPVPAGVVRLVGTDGGLLPAPVAQDGPLYLAAAERADLLVDFGAVRGKRVRLVNTDYDPGPWPEVMEFRVGGRSGGHYRVPSKLDSSFPQPPKLDKAPHRMIVFPPLGTGQIEQWEMTEIPAPPPGQLPIDGIVQVKGEDGKVRTYQRVARHFGDPVKFMVETGAWEKWSWLNLDVAGWPHPQHIHATHFKVQSRHEYNVADKFGFIRDDKGRTVGGGTVAPVEFVSAETLTGVEGGWKDVVQVDNTQLVTVAAHFGYSGRFLHHCHMRDHEDMGMMRPFVVMPAEVMKIEMRGGHPMAHPEPAAAKAAPPKPDGPARHTHGGHR; this is encoded by the coding sequence ATGACGACACCGGACGAGAACAAGCGCACCTGGTCCCGGCGGCGGTTGCTCGCCGGGACGGCGGCGGCCGGCGTGGTGATCCCGACCGTCCTGCCGAGCGGGCCGCTGCCCGCGCTGGCCAAGCTCGTCGCCGGTGACGCCGCCCCCGAGGTCGCGGTCCCCGAGGCCGCCGGTGCGCGGATCATCGACGTGTCCGTGCAGTCCGCGCCCATTCCCGGCCGGGTCAAGCGCGTCGGGTTCCAGCAGCAACCCAGGCACCCGCATCCGATCGAGCCGTTCCGCGACCCGCTGCCGATCCTGCGCACATTACGGCCGTCACCGGGCGAGGTCGGCGAGATCACCGTGCGGATGCGGACCGCGAAGGCGAAGCTGCACTCGCAGCTGCCGCCGACCACGATCTGGGGCTACGAGGGCGGTGTGCACGGCCCGGTCATCGAGGCACGCCGTGGCCGCAGGCTCCGGGTCCGCTGGGCGAACGAACTCACCGGCAAGATGCCGCTGCTGGCTGTCGCGCCGATGATCCGCGCGGCGGACCCGCCCCTGTGGGACCGTCCCGGCCGTGACGGCGCCCCGTTGCTGGAGGACGTGTCGAACCTGCCGCCGTGGGTGGTCGTGCACCTGCACGGCGCGGAAACCGGTCAGGGCAACGACGGCTGGCCCGAGGCCGGTATCTCGCCGGGTGACGTGCAAGTGGCGGAGTACGCCAACAACCAGCGCGCCACCATGCTCTGGTACCACGACCACGCCATGCCGATCTCGCGTTGGACCACCATCGCCGGACTCAGCGGCCTGTACGTCATCCGCGACCGCAACGACGACGCGTTGCCGTCCGGCCGCTACGAGATCCCGCTCGTGTTGTGCGACCGCAACTTCGACCTCGACGGCCAGGGCAGGCTGACCGGGAACCAGCTGTACAAGACGGTTCTGTACACCACGGACCCGGAGATCCAGGCGACGTCGTTCTCCGGCCCGTTCACCTCGGTCAACGGCGTGATCTGGCCGTACGCCGACGTGGAGCCGACGTGGTACCGGCTGCGCCTGGCCAACGTGGCCAACGTCCGCCCGTACAACCTGCGCCTGGTCTTCGAGAACGGCGACCCGGTCCCCGCCGGGGTGGTCAGACTCGTCGGCACGGACGGCGGCCTGCTGCCAGCACCTGTGGCACAGGACGGCCCGCTGTACCTGGCGGCAGCCGAACGCGCGGACCTCCTGGTCGACTTCGGCGCGGTGCGGGGCAAGCGCGTGCGTCTGGTGAACACCGACTACGACCCGGGCCCGTGGCCGGAGGTGATGGAGTTCCGCGTCGGCGGCCGGTCCGGCGGGCACTACCGTGTGCCGTCCAAACTGGACTCATCGTTCCCGCAGCCGCCGAAGCTGGACAAGGCGCCGCACCGGATGATCGTGTTCCCGCCGCTCGGCACGGGGCAGATCGAGCAGTGGGAGATGACCGAGATCCCCGCGCCGCCGCCGGGCCAGCTCCCGATCGACGGAATCGTGCAGGTCAAGGGCGAGGACGGGAAGGTCCGCACCTACCAGCGCGTGGCCAGGCACTTCGGCGACCCGGTGAAGTTCATGGTCGAGACCGGCGCGTGGGAGAAGTGGTCGTGGCTCAACCTGGACGTGGCGGGCTGGCCGCACCCGCAGCACATCCACGCCACCCACTTCAAAGTCCAGTCGCGGCACGAGTACAACGTGGCGGACAAGTTCGGCTTCATCCGTGACGACAAGGGCCGGACCGTCGGCGGTGGAACGGTGGCGCCCGTCGAGTTCGTCTCGGCCGAAACCCTGACCGGGGTGGAGGGCGGCTGGAAGGACGTCGTCCAGGTCGACAACACCCAGCTGGTCACGGTGGCGGCGCACTTCGGGTACAGCGGCCGTTTCCTGCACCACTGCCACATGCGCGACCACGAGGACATGGGCATGATGCGCCCGTTCGTGGTGATGCCCGCGGAAGTGATGAAGATCGAGATGCGCGGTGGCCACCCCATGGCCCACCCGGAGCCGGCGGCGGCGAAGGCCGCACCGCCCAAGCCCGACGGCCCGGCGAGGCACACCCACGGCGGCCACAGGTAG
- a CDS encoding glycosyltransferase family 39 protein → MNTDDRAPARWVPIALIATTVLAGAGYAWDLAGQGYSYAYYSAAAKTMGSGLQEFLFGTYDPVGVLTIDKPPLGVWPQVVSVWIFGLHGWAVLLPQVIAGVLAVPLLAFTVRRFTRSPKTGLLAAVILAVTPVTMVITRDNAPDPWLVLCLVAAAYALSRALTGNAETRWLVLAAALLGCGFLVKMGQALLVAPAFLAAYLVGTSLAWGKRLLNGAIAVVTVVVASLWWVVLVDLWPGAKPFVGGSADGSAWDLTVGYNGFGRISGQSAATGNEANPFYSTPGILRLFSESLAGQAAWLLPLALLGLVIFFVRPKAPRLVVAGWVLFGGWLVLAGLVLSFMTGVWLPYYTSMLVPAIAAVAAFTIAMLWRYHLAGNRWLLPSVIAISAAWVFLLIQRDTGWHGWLRFPVVALAVVGIVALLAGRRFAGPGLASGLAALLITPLTWSALAASGYWVGWATNPAAGPVSGQTEFLPPQERAEYAEYFAGRKSAEIKAKTGSLSAEYAAILKLAQSSTTDIQLAAEGGALRVAPFIIHSDLRVLAMGGFTTDDPAPSVDQLSGWVRDKRVRYVLTDSEKRARSDWVEAHCRLVPPADYFPDAEQKLYDCA, encoded by the coding sequence ATGAACACAGATGACCGGGCGCCTGCCCGGTGGGTTCCGATCGCCCTCATCGCGACGACCGTGCTCGCCGGAGCCGGGTACGCGTGGGACCTCGCCGGTCAGGGGTACTCGTACGCGTACTACAGCGCCGCGGCCAAGACCATGGGCAGCGGGTTGCAGGAGTTCCTGTTCGGCACATACGACCCCGTGGGCGTGCTGACGATCGACAAGCCACCGCTCGGTGTCTGGCCACAGGTGGTCTCGGTCTGGATCTTCGGCCTGCACGGCTGGGCGGTGCTGTTGCCTCAGGTCATCGCCGGTGTGCTCGCGGTGCCGCTGCTGGCTTTCACTGTCCGCCGGTTCACCAGGTCACCCAAGACGGGGTTGCTGGCCGCGGTGATCCTGGCCGTGACGCCGGTGACCATGGTGATCACCCGGGACAACGCGCCCGACCCGTGGCTGGTGTTGTGCCTGGTCGCCGCCGCGTACGCGTTGTCACGCGCGTTGACTGGGAACGCCGAGACCCGCTGGCTCGTGCTGGCCGCGGCGCTGCTCGGGTGCGGCTTCCTGGTCAAGATGGGCCAGGCGCTGCTCGTCGCGCCCGCGTTCCTGGCCGCATACCTGGTGGGGACCTCGCTGGCGTGGGGCAAGCGGCTGCTCAACGGCGCGATCGCGGTGGTGACCGTTGTCGTGGCGTCGTTGTGGTGGGTGGTCCTGGTCGACCTGTGGCCCGGCGCCAAACCCTTCGTCGGCGGGTCCGCCGACGGATCGGCGTGGGACCTGACCGTGGGATACAACGGTTTCGGCCGGATCTCCGGCCAGAGCGCGGCGACGGGCAACGAAGCCAACCCGTTCTACAGCACACCGGGGATCCTGCGGCTGTTCAGTGAATCGCTTGCGGGCCAAGCGGCGTGGTTGCTGCCGTTGGCGTTGCTGGGGCTGGTGATCTTCTTCGTCCGCCCGAAGGCACCCCGGTTGGTTGTCGCGGGTTGGGTGCTGTTCGGTGGCTGGCTCGTACTGGCCGGGCTTGTGCTCAGCTTCATGACCGGCGTGTGGTTGCCGTACTACACAAGCATGTTGGTTCCCGCCATTGCCGCGGTGGCGGCGTTCACGATCGCGATGCTGTGGCGCTATCACCTCGCGGGCAACCGCTGGCTGCTGCCGTCGGTCATCGCGATCAGCGCGGCCTGGGTCTTCCTGCTGATCCAACGGGACACGGGCTGGCACGGCTGGTTGCGTTTCCCCGTTGTCGCGCTGGCGGTCGTGGGCATTGTCGCGTTGCTCGCCGGACGACGGTTCGCCGGCCCCGGCCTGGCATCGGGACTGGCGGCCCTGCTGATCACGCCGTTGACGTGGTCCGCGCTGGCCGCGTCGGGATACTGGGTCGGCTGGGCCACGAATCCCGCCGCAGGGCCGGTTTCCGGCCAGACGGAGTTCCTGCCACCGCAGGAGCGCGCCGAGTACGCCGAGTACTTCGCGGGCCGCAAGTCAGCGGAGATCAAAGCCAAGACCGGGTCGCTGTCGGCGGAGTACGCCGCGATCCTCAAGCTGGCTCAGTCGTCCACAACGGACATCCAGCTGGCCGCCGAGGGCGGGGCGCTGCGGGTGGCTCCGTTCATCATCCACTCGGACCTGCGGGTGCTCGCCATGGGCGGGTTCACCACCGACGATCCCGCGCCATCCGTCGACCAGCTCTCCGGCTGGGTGAGGGACAAGCGAGTTCGGTACGTGCTGACCGACAGCGAGAAGCGCGCCCGGTCGGACTGGGTCGAGGCCCACTGCCGTCTCGTCCCGCCCGCGGACTACTTTCCCGATGCCGAACAGAAGTTGTACGACTGCGCCTAG
- a CDS encoding siderophore-interacting protein — MTESLDGATATAVRQPRQQPMFVTVTAVRRLSERMARITLTGEEIVEFDYDGPDHLARVFFPVCEDFRLPVTEQWWPELQAMPVERRPVMRNYTVRRMDYARGEMDIDFVLHGDSGPASAWACAAKPGDRIGVLSDGAEYKPGDADWQLLIGDETAIPAIAGMLENLRTPAHTVFEVADELDVIDVAAPATWLYRGSGARGAEVLEALRGMTFPEGKPYVWVAGESTLATSVRRYLVNERSIDKKRIYFCGYWRADRPAYD, encoded by the coding sequence ATGACCGAGTCACTGGACGGTGCGACCGCGACCGCAGTACGACAACCGCGGCAGCAGCCTATGTTCGTCACCGTCACGGCGGTCCGCCGCCTCTCGGAACGGATGGCGCGGATCACACTGACCGGCGAGGAGATCGTCGAGTTCGACTACGACGGCCCCGATCACCTCGCCAGGGTGTTCTTCCCGGTGTGCGAGGACTTCCGGTTGCCGGTGACCGAACAGTGGTGGCCGGAACTGCAGGCCATGCCCGTCGAACGGCGACCGGTCATGCGCAACTACACCGTCCGCCGGATGGACTACGCGCGCGGCGAGATGGACATCGACTTCGTCCTGCACGGCGACAGCGGCCCGGCGTCGGCGTGGGCGTGCGCGGCCAAGCCCGGCGACCGGATCGGCGTGCTCAGCGACGGGGCGGAGTACAAGCCCGGTGACGCGGACTGGCAGTTGCTGATCGGCGACGAGACCGCGATCCCCGCGATCGCGGGGATGCTGGAGAACCTGCGGACACCGGCGCACACGGTGTTCGAGGTGGCCGACGAACTGGACGTGATCGACGTCGCCGCACCGGCGACGTGGCTGTACCGCGGTTCGGGGGCACGCGGCGCCGAAGTGCTGGAAGCGTTGCGCGGCATGACGTTCCCCGAGGGCAAGCCGTACGTCTGGGTGGCCGGCGAGTCGACACTGGCGACATCGGTCCGGCGTTATCTGGTGAACGAGCGGTCGATCGACAAGAAGCGGATCTACTTCTGCGGGTACTGGCGCGCGGACAGGCCGGCGTACGACTGA